DNA from Kitasatospora acidiphila:
CAGCCCCAGGGCGGCGAACGACGCCACGAAGTAGCAACCCGCGACCGCTTGCACCTGGCGGCGCGAGAGTCCCGCAGCGGGCGCCTGGGTCGACGGCTCGGGGGGAGCGGTGACCGTCATCGGCCCGCCAGGTAGTTGGGGCCGCTGGTGTAGTGCTTGTTGATGTCCGCCGCCCCGCTGCGGGCCTTGCTGTACAGGCTGCCCGCGCTCACCATCGCCTTGACCGGCAGGCGTTCGGCGTCCAGCAGCGCGGCTCGCAGCGGCTCGCCGACCGGCCCGAGCCGTTCGACGGCCTCGCCGAGCCGCTTGCGCAGCAGGCCCAGGGTGGTGTCCAGTGGCGCCCGGCCGTGCTCGGCCAGACCGAAGGCGAGGGCGGCCGTGCACAGGTGGCCGGTGATGGTGGTGAACAGGTCGGTCAGCGCCCGGTCGTCATCGGCGAAGATCCGGCCGTCGTCGAACTCTTCATCGCTCAACGGAAGTCGGCAGCGCGAACGGTTGATCCTGGGCCCGTCGTTGTCCTTGTACAGCAGCCGCAGCCTGGTCCGTCCGTCGGCGCGGTCCAGCAGCAGTGTGGTGTTCTGCTGGTGCGACTCCAGGGCGATGCCGTGGGCGAACAGCGTGGTCTGCCAGTCGAGCAGCAGGGTGAGCAGGGCGTCATAGAGCGCCACCGGGTCACCGCCGTAGAAGCGGTCGGCCAGCCGGTCGATCACCAGGGCGCCACCCGGCTCGGCGGCAAGCAGCGCGGCCAGTGGCACCGCCACCGACTCCGGGGCGGGCGGGAAGCGCCGCAGCAGCACCGCGAGCAGCTCATGGCCGGCGTGCGCATAGCACTGCTCGTCGGCGAGCAGCACCGTGTCGGCGAACCGCGGCTCGCGGGCGATCACCTGCGCCAGCAGCCGCTGACCTGCGGCGCCGTCCCGCAAGGTGCCGGGCTTGATGGTGCGCCGGTTGCGCAGGCCCAGGGTGGCGGTGGCCAGCGGCAGCTTCAGGTGGCAGGCCGGATCGTCCAGGACGGCGACCGTGCGCATCGACAGGGTCGGCCGCACTGCCAGATGGGGGTGCTCGGCGAGCACCGCGTGCTCGGTCAGCCCGGTGGCCCGCAGCGCCTCGGCCAGCGGTGCGCCGAGCGACAACGGGTGGACGGGGATGGTGAGATGGCTCCCGTCCAGCTCCGGCAGGCCGAGCATGGCCGGCGTCGGCCACCAACCGGGCAGCGGGGCGCTGCCGTGCACGGTGAGCGCCTCGGCCGGCAGCGCCAACCAGCGCAGCTCGAAGGAGGGGTGGCACTCCGGGGCGTGGCGCAGCAGGTCGCCGGTGTCGAGGCCGGCCCGGCCGCGTGCGGTCGGATAGACCGGGTGGTCGAGATGGGCGGCGAGCGTGTCGAAGCCCAGACTGGCCAGCGGGCCTTCCCAGGCGGCCGGGTCGTCGCCGTAGCGCTCGACCAACTCGCCCAGCACGACCGGCAGCTGGCGCTCGTGCAGCAGCATGGTGGCAAGCGTCTGGCGGCACTCCTCGGTGAACTCGGTGAATCCGGTGGCATCCATGGGGTCGGCGAGTGCCCGGAAGGCGGCGAGGATCGCCGGGAGTTCACCGCACGGCTCGCCGTCGACCTCCAACAGCGGTAGCCGGGCGCACAGTTCGCACTGGAAGCCGTCCGGCTCCACGGGCAGCGCGATCCGCTCGTCGACCAGCACCAGCCAGCGGCCGTCCGCTCGGCGCGTCAGCCTGCCGCGGCTGCGCAGCCCGGCCACGTCCTCGCGGAGCAGGGCGCTGAGCACCCGCAGGGTCAACTGCTCGACGGTGTCGCTCATGCCGTGATCTCCCAGCGGTTGGCGGCGATGAACTCGGCGACCGCCCGGTCCACGGCGCCCTGGTCGGGGCCGATCGCCCAGACCACGCCCAGGTAGTCGCGGTTGGTCCGGTAGCGCGGATGCCGCTCGCCGATCCCGCGCAGTGGGCGGTAGCGCAGCCGGATCTCGCCCAGTCGCGCATCCTGCGGACCGGGTGCCGCGGTCAGCGTGCCGGCCCGGTCGGCGCAGACCACCTCGTTGCGGGCCCGCAGATCGCCGCGCAGCCCCAGCTCGCGCGGCAGTGACTCCCCGAGGTGCACCAGCAGCACCTGCTCGAAGTACCGGATGCCCAGGATCTCCTGGAGCATCAGGTCGCACTGGTCGCCGATCGCCCGGTAGTTGACCTCGATGATCCGGGCCCGCCCGCCCGGCTGCACCACGAACTCGGTGTGGCAGGCGCCCAGTCCCACGCCGATCGCGTCCAGCTGGGCCAGGACCTGCGCGGTCACCTCGGCGGGGTGGGCCGGCACGAACTCCAGCACCTCCTCGATGAAGTGCGGCGGCGGTGACAGTCGCGTCCGGAAGCCGCCGAGCACCACCCGGTCCCGCCCGTCGCCCAGTGTCTCCAGCGTGTTCAGCTGCCCGACCAGGAACTCCTCGACCACCAGCACGGCGCCGGGTCGCCGCTCCCTGATCTCGGCGCAGCGGCCCAGCAGTTCGGCCAGGTCGGCGACCAGCACCACATCCTCGCTGGCCACCCCCTCGCGCGGCTTCAGCACACAGGGGAACGGCGGGAGTTCGACAACGGCGGGATCCTGGTCGGCCGTGAGTTCGATGCTGCGCACGGTGTCCAGGCCGGCGGCGGCCAGCCGGCGGCGCAGCTCGGCCTTGTTCTTGGCACACAGGGTGGCGCGCCAGTCCTTGGCCGGCAGGCCGAAGTACTCGGCGGCCAGCGCGGCCTGGGTCTGCAGGTGGTCGCTGTTGCTGAACACGGCGGCCGGGCCGTCGTGGTGGGCCGCGATGGCGGCGACCACCTCGCGGAAGTCGCCGACCCGGCACGCCAGCACCTCGGCCGGCAGGCCGAGTTCGGCATAGGCGAGCCGGTGCGCGGCCGGGTCGTCGGTCAGCACGGTCACCGCCAGGCCGAGCCGGACGGCGGCCGGCAGGAAGCCCTGGGAGACGGAGTCGGTGGGGTTGTGGGCGAGCAGATAGAGCCGCATGGCGTCCTCACGCATAGGGATGGGCACTTCGGACAGTCACTTGGGGACGTCGACGCCGGCGGCCTTGGCGATGTCGTTCAGCATCTGGTCGGCGGCCTGGATGCCGATGCCGGACATCCAGGTCTCGTCCGGGACGTTGAAGACCTTGCCGTTCTTGACGGCGTTGAGGCTCTGCCACACCGGCGTGGACTGCACCTGGCTCTGCTGGGTCTTGGTCGGGTCGTCGGCCACGGTGACGAACACCAGGTCGGCGTCGGCCTTGTCGATCTGCTCCGGACTGACGTCCAGCATCGAGGAGTTGACGTCCTGGGAGGCCGGGCGGCGCAGGCCGACGTCCTGGAGCACGGTGCCGCTGAACGAGTCCTTCTGGTAGAGCCGGGTCGGGCCGGCCACGAACCGCACCACGGAGGCGGTCGGCATGGTGCCGCCGTTCTTCGCCTTGATCTCTTCGCCCAGCCTCGCGGCCCGCGCCTGGTAGTCGGCCAGCGCCTGCCGGGCCGCGTCCTCCTTGCCGAGCGCCTTGGCGTAGAGCGTCAGATTGTCCTTCCAGGGGGCGCCGGTGGTCTGGGCGAAGACCGTGGGGGCGATCGCGTTGAGCTTGTCGAAGACCTTCTCGTGGCGGACCTTGGAGGAGAGGATCAGATCGGGCTTGAGCGAGGCGATCAGCTCCAGGTTGGGCTCGGCCATCGGGCCGACGTCCTTGGTGCCGCCCAACTCGCCCTTCAGATAGGAGGGAAAGCCGCCGGCGGTCTTCATGTGCGGGGAGACGGCGCCGACCGGGGTGAGGCCGAGCAGCGTCGCATCGTCCAACTCGCCGCTGTCCAGCACCACGACGCGCTGCGGCCGGCTCTTGATCTCGGCGGTGCCCATCGCGTGCTGGACGCTGCGGGGGAAGCTCGCGGCGGCGTCGTTCCCGACGGCGGAGGCAGCGCCGGTGGTCGGCTTGGCGCCGCCGCTGCTGCCGCAGCCGGCGAGCAGGGCGGTGCCGACCGCGGCGGCGAGCAGAACGGCGGGGAGGCGCTTGTGCATGAGTGCTTCTTCCTTGTGGGGGATCGGTCAGAGAGCCCGGCGGGCTCGGGGGACGACCAGCGGGGTGCCGGTCTCGGGGTCGGTGACGACTTGGCAGGGCACCTCGAAGACCCGCTCCACCAGCTCGGCGTCCAGCACCTCGCCGGGCGGTCCGGCGGCGGCCAGCCGGCCCTGGTGCAGGACGACCAGGTGGTCGGCGTAGCGGGCGGCCTGGCCGAGGTCGTGCAGCACCATGACGACGGTGCGGCCGAGTTCGCGGTGCAGGTCGGCCACCAGGTCGAGGACGTCCAGTTGGTGGCGCAGGTCCAGGAAGGTGGTGGGCTCGTCCAGCAGCAGCAGTTCGGTGTCCTGGGCCAGGGTGAGCGCGATCCAGGCGCGCTGCCGCTGGCCGCCGGAGAGCCGGTCCACCGGCTGGTCGCGCAGTTCGGCGGTGCCGGTGCGGTGCAGCGCGCGCTCCACGGCCTGCTGGTCGGCGGCCGACCACGGGTTGAGCAGCCGCTGGTGCGGATAGCGTCCGAGCCGCACCAGGCCCTCCACGGTGATCGCCTCGGGGGTGACGGGCTGCTGCGGCAGCAGGCCGAGCCGCTTGGCCAGCGTGCGGGCGGGCATCCGGTGCAGGTCGGCGCCGTCCAGGGTGACCGTGCCCGCGGTCGGGTCGAGCAGCCGGGCCAGGCCGCGCAGCAGCGTCGACTTGCCGCAGGCGTTGGGGCCGACCACGGCGGTGATCGAGCCGCCGGGCAGGGCCAGGTCCAGGCCGTCGACCACGATTCGTTCGCCGTATCGCAGGGTCAGTCGGCTGGTCGCCAGTTCGTTTCTCAACGCGCGCTCCGGGTTTGACGGATCATCAGGACGAGCAGCCAAGGGGCGCCCAGGGTGGCGGTGGCCGCGCCGACCGGCAGGCCCTGGACGGGCAGCAGATGCAGCACCACCACATCGGCGCCGAGCAGCAGCAGCGCACCGGTGAGCGCGCTCAGCAGCACGGTGCCGGGAGTCGGCGGTCCGGCCAGCAGCCGCACCAGGTGCGGCACGGCCAGCGCCACGAACCCGACCGGGCCGCTGAGCGCCGCCGCCAGCGAGGCCAATGCGATGGACAGCAGTAGGAGTTGGAGCCTGGCACGGTCCGGGCGCAGGCCCAGGCCGCCGGCCGACTCGTCGCCGAGGTCCAGCACCGCGACCCGCCGGTCCAGCAGCAGCACCGCGACCAGCAGCACGGCGACCGCGGCGCCGCCCACCTGGATCTCGGTCCAGGTGCGGCCGTACAGCGAGCCGGTGGTCCACTGCAGTGCGGAGGAAGCGAGTTCGGCCGGAAAGCGGACGATCATCAGGTTGACCGCCGCCGCCAGCCCGGCCTGCACCGCGAGCCCGACCAGCACCAGCCGGCCGACCGCAGCCCGGGACCGCCAGGCGAATGCGCCGAGCAGCCCGGCGGCCGCCAGTCCGCCGCCCAACGCGGCCAGTGGCACCAGGAGTTGGGAGGCTCCCAGGGCGAGCAGCAGCACCGCGCCGAAGGAGGCGCCACCGGTCACCCCGATCACATCGGGCGAGGCCAGCGGATTGCGGAACAGCCGCTGCAGCAACTGGCCGGAGACCGCCAGCGCGGCACCGGCGATCAGCGCCGCCAGCACCCGGGGCGCCCGGAACTCCCGCACCACCAGCACATCGCCGCCCTGGCCGAAGCCGAACAGCGCACGCAGCGCGGTGCCGGGCGACATGGCGACCTCGCCCAGGCTGAGCGCGGTGGCGGTGACGGCCAGCAGCAGCACCAGTGCGGTCAGGCAGCAGGCCGCTGTGCGGCGGTTCACCGGGCGGCCCGCCGGGCCAGTACAGCCAGCAGCGGTGCGCCGAGGAACGCGGTGACGATGCCGACCTCCAACTCCGAGGGGCGGGCCACCAGTCGGCCCAGCACATCGGCGGCCAGCAGCAGGACCGGTCCGGCGACGGCGCAGCCGGGCACCAGCCACCGCTGGTCGCCGCCGAGCAGCAGCCGGACCAGGTGCGGCGCGGCGAGCCCGACGAAGGCGATCGGCCCGGCGATGGCGACCGCGCCGGCGGCCAGCAGCACCACGGCCAGTGCGGCGGCGGTCCGGATCCGCGCCACCGGCACACCGAGTGCCTGCGCACTCTCCTCGCCGAGTGCGAGCGCGTTGAGCGCGGGCGCCACGGCCACCGCCAGCACCAATCCGACCAGCAGCAGCGGCCAGACAGGGGTGAGGACTTCGAGCCCGCGCCCGTCGAGCGAGCCGGCCAGCCAGAACCGCGCCTCGTCCAGGGTGCGGCGGCGGAGGAGCATCAGCGCGGAGGTCCAGGAGGCGAGCACCGCGGTCAGCACGGTGCCGCCGAGCGCGAGCCGGGTGGGATCCAGCTCGCCGGCCCGCCGGGCCATGGCCTGCGCCGCCAGCCCGGCCAGGCCCGCGCCGGCCACCGCGAACCAGACGTACTCCACCGGCCGGGTGAGCTGCAGCGCGTAGATCGCGGTGACCACCGCGAAGCTCGCGCCGGCGTTGACGCCGAGTGTGGTCGGCGAGGCCAGCGGATTGCGGGTGACGCCCTGGGCGACGGCCCCGGCCACCCCGAGCGCGGCGCCGA
Protein-coding regions in this window:
- a CDS encoding ATP-grasp domain-containing protein, with product MRLYLLAHNPTDSVSQGFLPAAVRLGLAVTVLTDDPAAHRLAYAELGLPAEVLACRVGDFREVVAAIAAHHDGPAAVFSNSDHLQTQAALAAEYFGLPAKDWRATLCAKNKAELRRRLAAAGLDTVRSIELTADQDPAVVELPPFPCVLKPREGVASEDVVLVADLAELLGRCAEIRERRPGAVLVVEEFLVGQLNTLETLGDGRDRVVLGGFRTRLSPPPHFIEEVLEFVPAHPAEVTAQVLAQLDAIGVGLGACHTEFVVQPGGRARIIEVNYRAIGDQCDLMLQEILGIRYFEQVLLVHLGESLPRELGLRGDLRARNEVVCADRAGTLTAAPGPQDARLGEIRLRYRPLRGIGERHPRYRTNRDYLGVVWAIGPDQGAVDRAVAEFIAANRWEITA
- a CDS encoding FecCD family ABC transporter permease, with the translated sequence MELPATAAPARRSPAARQTLLLGLGICLLLVCVALSLALGSRAVPLSTVVDALLGHHAGSGSDAQVVTGLRLPRTVLGLVVGAALGVAGAVAQGVTRNPLASPTTLGVNAGASFAVVTAIYALQLTRPVEYVWFAVAGAGLAGLAAQAMARRAGELDPTRLALGGTVLTAVLASWTSALMLLRRRTLDEARFWLAGSLDGRGLEVLTPVWPLLLVGLVLAVAVAPALNALALGEESAQALGVPVARIRTAAALAVVLLAAGAVAIAGPIAFVGLAAPHLVRLLLGGDQRWLVPGCAVAGPVLLLAADVLGRLVARPSELEVGIVTAFLGAPLLAVLARRAAR
- a CDS encoding ABC transporter substrate-binding protein, which gives rise to MHKRLPAVLLAAAVGTALLAGCGSSGGAKPTTGAASAVGNDAAASFPRSVQHAMGTAEIKSRPQRVVVLDSGELDDATLLGLTPVGAVSPHMKTAGGFPSYLKGELGGTKDVGPMAEPNLELIASLKPDLILSSKVRHEKVFDKLNAIAPTVFAQTTGAPWKDNLTLYAKALGKEDAARQALADYQARAARLGEEIKAKNGGTMPTASVVRFVAGPTRLYQKDSFSGTVLQDVGLRRPASQDVNSSMLDVSPEQIDKADADLVFVTVADDPTKTQQSQVQSTPVWQSLNAVKNGKVFNVPDETWMSGIGIQAADQMLNDIAKAAGVDVPK
- a CDS encoding ABC transporter ATP-binding protein, producing MRNELATSRLTLRYGERIVVDGLDLALPGGSITAVVGPNACGKSTLLRGLARLLDPTAGTVTLDGADLHRMPARTLAKRLGLLPQQPVTPEAITVEGLVRLGRYPHQRLLNPWSAADQQAVERALHRTGTAELRDQPVDRLSGGQRQRAWIALTLAQDTELLLLDEPTTFLDLRHQLDVLDLVADLHRELGRTVVMVLHDLGQAARYADHLVVLHQGRLAAAGPPGEVLDAELVERVFEVPCQVVTDPETGTPLVVPRARRAL
- a CDS encoding FecCD family ABC transporter permease, whose amino-acid sequence is MNRRTAACCLTALVLLLAVTATALSLGEVAMSPGTALRALFGFGQGGDVLVVREFRAPRVLAALIAGAALAVSGQLLQRLFRNPLASPDVIGVTGGASFGAVLLLALGASQLLVPLAALGGGLAAAGLLGAFAWRSRAAVGRLVLVGLAVQAGLAAAVNLMIVRFPAELASSALQWTTGSLYGRTWTEIQVGGAAVAVLLVAVLLLDRRVAVLDLGDESAGGLGLRPDRARLQLLLLSIALASLAAALSGPVGFVALAVPHLVRLLAGPPTPGTVLLSALTGALLLLGADVVVLHLLPVQGLPVGAATATLGAPWLLVLMIRQTRSAR
- a CDS encoding IucA/IucC family protein, yielding MSDTVEQLTLRVLSALLREDVAGLRSRGRLTRRADGRWLVLVDERIALPVEPDGFQCELCARLPLLEVDGEPCGELPAILAAFRALADPMDATGFTEFTEECRQTLATMLLHERQLPVVLGELVERYGDDPAAWEGPLASLGFDTLAAHLDHPVYPTARGRAGLDTGDLLRHAPECHPSFELRWLALPAEALTVHGSAPLPGWWPTPAMLGLPELDGSHLTIPVHPLSLGAPLAEALRATGLTEHAVLAEHPHLAVRPTLSMRTVAVLDDPACHLKLPLATATLGLRNRRTIKPGTLRDGAAGQRLLAQVIAREPRFADTVLLADEQCYAHAGHELLAVLLRRFPPAPESVAVPLAALLAAEPGGALVIDRLADRFYGGDPVALYDALLTLLLDWQTTLFAHGIALESHQQNTTLLLDRADGRTRLRLLYKDNDGPRINRSRCRLPLSDEEFDDGRIFADDDRALTDLFTTITGHLCTAALAFGLAEHGRAPLDTTLGLLRKRLGEAVERLGPVGEPLRAALLDAERLPVKAMVSAGSLYSKARSGAADINKHYTSGPNYLAGR